One Methylosinus sp. LW4 genomic region harbors:
- a CDS encoding Hsp60 family chaperonin, which translates to MARNIRFGDPVRKRLLDGVDVLADAVGVTLGPCGRNVVIEHRAAGLPPVATKDGATVAQAVEAAGRTESVGINLVRQMATAVAKEAGDGTTTSVVLTRRVAAETRKALAAGMNPRDIAIGMERAARAVEADLLRRARRCDDPRSLAHVATLAAGGDEGIGAIVAEALEIAGEGGVVDVELGHGLADDIESVEGMRWEQGYRSPYFMTDSARKIAELENPYILVYDRVINEFSELVPALELVRRRGGSLLVVAENIMEEALPGLLLNHIRKNLCSIAVKGPGYGDSRYEYLLDLAAITGGRAIMEAFGEDISNVTIEHLGRARRVVVREDDTLVIGGEGDPNVIADRLASAKRQADWIVEGDASKGSPSGKRHELENLRTRIKALSGRMATIRAGGLSDIVIKERMQRIENALNSARAAQSDGVVAGGGVGLYRARAALAELRGENLDQSHGVAIVRAALDEPIRRIAANAGVDADEFLFELRRSNDDFWGMDMRSGACGDLFAAGVIDPVRVTRLALRNAVATASSLMTVECAVTHVPVSDPTFGFDARRAAETREDPRA; encoded by the coding sequence GTGGCCAGAAATATTCGCTTCGGCGACCCCGTTCGCAAGCGCCTGCTCGATGGAGTCGACGTTCTCGCCGACGCTGTCGGCGTGACGCTCGGCCCCTGCGGCCGCAATGTCGTCATCGAGCATCGCGCCGCCGGCCTGCCGCCGGTCGCGACCAAGGACGGCGCCACTGTGGCGCAAGCGGTGGAAGCCGCCGGACGCACGGAGAGCGTCGGCATAAATCTCGTGCGTCAAATGGCGACGGCTGTCGCCAAAGAGGCCGGCGATGGAACGACGACATCCGTCGTGCTGACCCGCCGCGTCGCCGCCGAAACGCGCAAGGCGCTCGCCGCCGGCATGAATCCGCGCGACATCGCCATTGGCATGGAACGCGCGGCGCGCGCAGTCGAGGCCGATCTTCTGCGCCGCGCGCGGCGTTGCGACGACCCACGCTCGCTCGCCCATGTCGCGACGCTCGCCGCGGGCGGCGATGAAGGCATAGGCGCGATCGTCGCGGAAGCGCTGGAGATCGCCGGCGAAGGCGGCGTCGTCGATGTCGAGCTCGGCCATGGCCTCGCCGACGACATCGAATCCGTCGAAGGCATGCGTTGGGAACAGGGCTATCGCTCGCCCTATTTCATGACCGACAGCGCGCGCAAGATCGCCGAGCTCGAGAACCCTTACATTCTCGTCTATGATCGCGTCATCAACGAATTTTCCGAGCTGGTGCCGGCGCTGGAGCTGGTGCGGCGCCGCGGCGGCAGCCTGCTCGTCGTCGCTGAAAACATAATGGAGGAAGCGCTTCCCGGACTCTTGCTCAATCATATTCGCAAGAATCTCTGCTCCATCGCCGTGAAGGGGCCGGGCTATGGCGACAGCCGCTATGAATATCTGCTCGATCTCGCCGCGATCACCGGCGGCCGCGCGATCATGGAGGCCTTCGGCGAAGACATCTCCAATGTCACGATAGAGCATCTCGGCCGCGCGCGACGCGTCGTCGTGCGCGAAGACGACACGCTCGTCATTGGCGGCGAAGGCGATCCGAATGTCATCGCCGATCGTCTCGCCTCGGCGAAGCGTCAGGCCGATTGGATCGTCGAAGGCGACGCCTCCAAAGGCTCGCCGAGCGGCAAACGTCACGAGCTGGAAAATCTGCGGACGCGCATAAAAGCCTTGTCGGGCAGAATGGCGACGATACGCGCCGGCGGCTTGTCCGACATTGTCATCAAGGAGCGCATGCAGAGAATCGAGAATGCGCTCAATTCCGCGCGCGCCGCGCAGAGCGATGGCGTCGTCGCCGGCGGCGGCGTCGGGCTCTATCGCGCGCGCGCCGCTCTCGCTGAGCTGCGCGGCGAAAATCTCGATCAGAGCCATGGCGTCGCCATCGTGCGCGCGGCGCTCGACGAGCCGATCCGGCGCATTGCGGCCAACGCCGGCGTCGACGCCGATGAATTCTTGTTCGAGCTGCGACGCTCCAATGATGATTTCTGGGGAATGGACATGCGCAGCGGCGCCTGCGGCGATCTCTTCGCCGCGGGCGTCATCGATCCCGTGCGCGTCACGCGTCTCGCATTGCGCAACGCCGTCGCGACAGCGTCCTCGCTGATGACGGTGGAATGCGCTGTGACTCATGTTCCCGTGAGCGATCCGACATTCGGATTCGATGCGCGACGCGCGGCCGAAACGCGCGAAGATCCGCGCGCCTGA